Proteins encoded in a region of the Deefgea piscis genome:
- a CDS encoding glycosyltransferase, with translation MKIAIFLRDLGLGGVERCAVLVGEALAARGFAVTLVLLGGNRNLWTSRISQVQVVDLSSVWQPLKPWTWLAGWRAARRVAREHDVVIAGTFLLPLYMTYAATLGLNKRVMAWVHGPFFELDQFAKMNPVHRTACQFVYRRLDELVFVSNHAKDSMARWLGCAAKTTWQVLPNFVDAAQALPSAVPRVDPAPLRLVFIGRIATEKQPHLWLDTLAALNAKNVAAHLTVVGDGPLETWLLAVAAERRLSGQITLVGRQEHVSDYLANADVLLLTSGFEGCPLVVLESMPMGVLLASTNAGGVYELFAERRDEFVVGQASGAALADLIIAQQTHAAELSEWLKQRAKCYAQEVLIDRWQALLSEHHDA, from the coding sequence ATGAAAATCGCCATTTTTTTACGTGATTTGGGTTTGGGTGGCGTCGAGCGCTGCGCGGTGTTAGTCGGTGAAGCTTTAGCCGCACGCGGTTTCGCGGTGACGCTGGTGCTGCTGGGCGGCAATCGCAATTTATGGACTTCACGCATTAGCCAAGTGCAAGTCGTTGATTTATCCAGTGTGTGGCAGCCACTCAAACCATGGACTTGGCTGGCCGGTTGGCGCGCCGCGCGCCGCGTGGCTCGCGAGCACGATGTGGTGATTGCTGGGACATTTTTACTGCCGCTGTATATGACCTATGCGGCCACGCTGGGTTTAAATAAACGGGTGATGGCTTGGGTGCATGGGCCGTTTTTTGAGCTTGATCAGTTTGCCAAAATGAACCCCGTGCATCGCACGGCATGCCAATTTGTGTATCGGCGGTTGGATGAATTGGTCTTTGTGTCTAATCACGCCAAAGATTCAATGGCGCGCTGGCTGGGTTGCGCCGCCAAAACCACGTGGCAAGTTTTGCCCAATTTTGTCGATGCCGCGCAAGCACTACCTAGCGCCGTGCCACGCGTTGACCCTGCGCCTTTGCGCTTGGTGTTTATTGGCCGGATCGCGACCGAAAAGCAGCCGCACCTGTGGCTGGATACGCTGGCGGCGCTCAATGCCAAAAACGTGGCAGCGCATTTGACCGTTGTTGGCGATGGCCCGCTAGAGACTTGGCTACTCGCCGTCGCTGCTGAGCGGCGTTTGAGTGGGCAAATTACCTTGGTAGGGCGGCAAGAGCATGTCAGCGATTATCTGGCGAACGCCGATGTGTTATTGCTCACGTCGGGCTTTGAAGGTTGCCCCTTGGTGGTGTTGGAGTCCATGCCGATGGGGGTGCTGCTGGCAAGCACCAATGCCGGTGGGGTGTATGAGCTGTTTGCCGAACGGCGCGATGAATTTGTCGTTGGTCAAGCCAGCGGCGCAGCACTGGCCGATTTAATCATTGCACAGCAAACGCACGCCGCCGAGTTAAGTGAATGGCTTAAGCAACGTGCAAAATGCTATGCGCAGGAGGTGTTAATCGATCGTTGGCAGGCGCTGCTTAGCGAGCATCACGACGCTTAA
- a CDS encoding glycosyltransferase family 2 protein, with translation MSLVSFLLPCFNSEAYLQQTLDSIAAQTHTQWECIAIDDGSTDGTWALLQQAAATDSRFKVISRENRGLIATLNEAIALAQGQWLARIDADDICWPQRLAMQLARLAETGADVCGTWVRFIGDRSGEWQTQSTDASIKTGLLFNSTLAHPTVMLRASLVKNAGYDATAIHAEDYALWCRLALQGAVFTGVPAVLLDYRCHAGQITQAKKQQLRATAQKIRLDYARQALPLPLQAVATEWAELLEPARVLTVSECRSVFAMLLQIAQFSPASQPALAEAWLDALQRTQGVSLGMCFDAFSIKAKLPIPQSEAKKWHKQIFRMLISDRVWQIIKRAQA, from the coding sequence ATGAGTTTGGTTTCTTTTCTTTTGCCTTGTTTTAATTCCGAGGCGTATCTACAGCAAACCCTTGATTCAATTGCCGCTCAAACTCATACCCAATGGGAATGTATTGCGATTGATGATGGCTCAACGGATGGCACTTGGGCGTTATTGCAGCAAGCTGCGGCCACTGATTCGCGCTTTAAGGTGATCAGCCGCGAAAATCGCGGTTTGATTGCCACGCTCAATGAAGCGATTGCTTTGGCGCAAGGACAATGGCTGGCACGCATCGACGCCGATGATATTTGCTGGCCACAGCGGTTGGCAATGCAGTTGGCGCGCTTGGCGGAAACCGGCGCCGATGTTTGCGGCACGTGGGTGCGCTTTATTGGCGATCGCTCGGGAGAATGGCAAACGCAAAGTACCGATGCCAGCATTAAAACCGGCTTGCTGTTTAATTCTACGCTGGCCCATCCCACGGTCATGTTGCGCGCCAGTTTAGTGAAAAACGCCGGCTACGACGCGACTGCGATTCACGCCGAAGACTATGCGCTATGGTGCCGTTTGGCTTTGCAAGGCGCGGTGTTTACTGGTGTACCTGCCGTGCTGCTGGATTATCGCTGTCACGCCGGACAGATTACGCAGGCCAAAAAACAGCAACTTCGCGCCACCGCGCAGAAAATTCGTCTCGATTACGCGAGGCAAGCGCTACCTTTGCCCTTGCAAGCCGTCGCGACCGAATGGGCTGAGCTGCTAGAACCGGCTCGTGTATTGACGGTGAGCGAGTGCCGCAGCGTATTTGCGATGTTATTGCAAATCGCGCAGTTTTCTCCGGCGAGCCAACCGGCGCTGGCTGAGGCTTGGTTAGATGCTTTGCAGCGCACGCAAGGCGTGAGTTTGGGTATGTGCTTTGATGCTTTTTCTATCAAGGCTAAGCTACCCATACCCCAGTCAGAAGCCAAAAAATGGCATAAACAAATATTTCGCATGCTGATCAGTGATCGCGTGTGGCAAATCATCAAACGAGCGCAAGCATGA
- a CDS encoding oligosaccharide flippase family protein has protein sequence MFDTRLRSNIMALYLVQGLNYVVSFVTFPFLLVQLGTEGFGVMNYAFAAIQYGVLLTDFGFNLSAVRDVAQVRDDPKAAARIFWRVTWAKLGLMLVSSLILLLLTFTLGSWQAHAEVFLWSQLYILSSVLFPIWYFQGFEKLQLASGLMVVARALTLGFLLLWVSGPNDIVLAVILQATPQILAGVVWWFTGWGVAKPEWVRIHYSELKTALRASWPFFLSAISTSLYTTSTTVLLGLFSTPVQVGLFAAASKLVYIAQGLIGPLVQATYPRIAQLAATDQPAAVRLIRKAFLIQGAVGLSMALMLALFLPLLTPISVAWFGADFSLSKAFLALSNSQAVMMWFAPVILLGALSLVYGQQTLLVFGFEGYFSRVLVAAGILNVILMCWWVPGSAQGGVRAAQSVLCVELFIVLAFWWRARPIFRQAAAIGTNH, from the coding sequence GTGTTTGATACGCGTTTGCGTTCTAATATTATGGCCTTGTACTTGGTACAGGGCCTTAATTATGTGGTGTCTTTTGTTACCTTCCCGTTTTTATTGGTGCAATTAGGCACCGAAGGCTTTGGCGTAATGAATTACGCCTTTGCGGCGATTCAGTACGGCGTTTTGCTGACCGATTTTGGTTTTAATTTATCCGCTGTGCGCGATGTGGCGCAAGTGCGTGATGACCCGAAAGCCGCGGCGCGGATTTTTTGGCGCGTTACTTGGGCCAAGCTCGGGCTAATGCTGGTGTCGAGCCTGATTTTATTGCTGCTGACCTTTACTTTGGGTAGTTGGCAAGCGCACGCCGAGGTTTTCTTGTGGAGCCAGCTATATATCCTCAGCTCGGTATTGTTCCCCATTTGGTATTTCCAAGGCTTTGAAAAGCTGCAGCTCGCTTCGGGCTTAATGGTGGTGGCGCGTGCGCTGACCTTGGGCTTTTTATTGCTGTGGGTCAGTGGCCCCAATGACATCGTGTTGGCGGTGATTTTACAAGCGACACCGCAAATCTTAGCCGGTGTGGTTTGGTGGTTTACTGGTTGGGGCGTGGCCAAACCCGAGTGGGTGCGGATTCATTATTCCGAGTTGAAAACCGCGCTCAGAGCCAGTTGGCCGTTTTTTCTGTCGGCGATTTCAACCAGTCTCTACACCACATCGACCACGGTATTGCTGGGTTTATTTTCGACCCCGGTGCAAGTGGGCTTGTTTGCAGCGGCCAGTAAGCTGGTGTATATCGCCCAAGGTTTAATCGGCCCTTTGGTGCAAGCGACTTATCCCCGGATTGCCCAATTGGCGGCAACCGATCAGCCGGCGGCAGTGCGTTTAATTCGCAAAGCATTTTTGATTCAAGGCGCAGTGGGTTTAAGCATGGCTTTGATGCTGGCGCTGTTTTTGCCGCTACTGACGCCGATTAGCGTGGCGTGGTTTGGCGCGGATTTTTCTTTATCCAAGGCGTTTTTAGCGTTAAGCAATTCACAAGCGGTGATGATGTGGTTTGCACCGGTGATTTTGCTCGGCGCTTTGTCTTTGGTGTATGGGCAGCAAACCTTGCTGGTGTTTGGGTTTGAGGGCTATTTCAGTCGTGTGCTGGTGGCCGCTGGCATACTGAATGTGATCTTGATGTGCTGGTGGGTGCCCGGTTCGGCGCAAGGCGGCGTTCGTGCGGCGCAAAGTGTGCTGTGTGTAGAATTATTTATCGTGCTGGCTTTTTGGTGGCGCGCGCGACCGATTTTTCGTCAAGCGGCAGCAATAGGGACAAATCATTGA
- a CDS encoding glycosyltransferase, giving the protein MELKHSVLLLIPHYNNPDGLLKSLASIGADEPCDVLVVDDGSTRAPIEMAAANAAYHGCGTLRVLNLAQNKGIEGALNAGLQWAKSRDYTWIARLDCGDENVSTRIAQQMAFLAAHPEVVLLGGAASFVDQNGVEQFVLRHPTEHAEILQFMKKNSAYIHPSVIYKLSAVDTLGMYPLDFPAAEDYALFWALARQHQVANLPDVLIKYELDPNGISLGKRNTQLKSRLKLQRKYFDGSPAAMAGIARTLALLAMPYALAFKIKAKLRGGKA; this is encoded by the coding sequence GTGGAATTAAAGCATTCGGTTTTATTACTGATACCCCATTACAACAATCCTGATGGCTTACTGAAATCATTGGCCAGTATTGGCGCGGATGAGCCGTGTGATGTGTTGGTGGTGGATGATGGCAGCACGCGCGCGCCGATAGAGATGGCGGCAGCGAATGCTGCCTACCACGGTTGCGGTACGTTACGCGTACTCAATTTGGCGCAAAACAAAGGCATCGAAGGGGCACTGAACGCCGGTTTGCAATGGGCCAAATCGCGTGACTACACATGGATTGCGCGGCTCGATTGCGGCGATGAGAACGTATCGACCCGTATCGCTCAGCAAATGGCGTTTCTTGCCGCACACCCCGAGGTGGTCTTGCTCGGTGGCGCGGCGAGCTTTGTCGATCAAAATGGCGTGGAACAATTTGTATTGCGCCATCCCACTGAGCACGCTGAGATTTTGCAATTCATGAAAAAAAACTCGGCGTATATTCACCCAAGCGTGATCTACAAATTATCAGCGGTCGATACGCTAGGGATGTATCCTTTGGACTTTCCGGCTGCGGAAGATTACGCGTTGTTTTGGGCGTTGGCGCGGCAGCACCAAGTGGCTAATTTACCCGATGTGTTGATCAAATATGAACTCGACCCGAATGGTATTTCGCTGGGTAAGCGCAACACGCAGCTTAAATCTCGGTTGAAATTACAGCGCAAATACTTCGACGGTAGTCCGGCGGCGATGGCAGGCATAGCCCGCACGCTGGCTTTGTTGGCCATGCCGTATGCGTTGGCGTTTAAAATCAAAGCCAAATTGCGCGGGGGAAAAGCATGA
- a CDS encoding glycosyltransferase, producing MSAIVHVVESFGAGTLSMVSAIANAQSQDGHQVTVIHSVREETPAGWRDLFVPAVNCIHLPMQRAIHPLNDFRTGRALFKWIASIAPDVVHLHSSKAGALGRLVSLAWALRSDGPRWFFSPHGLSFLQRAEGRLKNGIFLTIEKILAGVPVTFIACSKSEGEEIRRHLSGNVVVVNNAVDLSKIPQANALTPQSPLPTPRRLRIGTVGRVCLARNPEFFAEVASKMASDSLEFVWVGGGEASGEAALRAAGVAVSGWCDRAAALAQLATLDIYIQTSRWEGLPVAVIEAMAAGLPVVATDVVGNRDLVKNGENGYLAHTPDEFVAHLQALSADPALRRQLGQQAQAFALEFYSLTPMMASLYAAYGIAPTADKTPKETQ from the coding sequence ATGAGTGCCATTGTGCATGTGGTGGAATCGTTTGGCGCTGGGACTTTGTCTATGGTGTCGGCCATCGCCAACGCTCAGTCGCAAGACGGGCATCAAGTGACGGTGATTCATTCGGTGCGCGAGGAAACGCCAGCAGGATGGCGGGATTTATTTGTGCCAGCGGTCAATTGTATTCATTTGCCGATGCAGCGAGCGATTCATCCTTTAAACGATTTTCGTACTGGCCGCGCTTTATTTAAATGGATTGCTTCGATTGCGCCCGATGTGGTGCATTTGCATTCCAGTAAGGCTGGGGCGCTAGGGCGCTTGGTGAGTTTGGCTTGGGCTTTGCGCTCTGATGGGCCGCGTTGGTTTTTTTCGCCGCATGGTTTGTCATTTTTGCAGCGCGCGGAAGGCCGTTTGAAAAACGGGATCTTCTTAACGATTGAAAAAATACTTGCCGGAGTGCCGGTGACCTTTATTGCCTGTTCAAAGTCTGAGGGTGAAGAAATTCGCCGGCACTTATCTGGCAATGTGGTGGTGGTGAATAACGCAGTTGATTTAAGCAAAATACCGCAAGCGAACGCGCTCACTCCCCAGTCCCCACTCCCCACTCCCCGCCGTCTACGCATTGGTACGGTAGGCCGGGTTTGTTTGGCGCGTAATCCAGAGTTTTTTGCCGAAGTGGCGAGCAAAATGGCCAGCGACTCGCTGGAGTTTGTCTGGGTGGGCGGTGGCGAAGCCAGCGGCGAAGCGGCACTGCGCGCAGCAGGCGTTGCCGTGTCGGGCTGGTGTGATCGTGCTGCCGCTTTGGCGCAGTTGGCAACGCTGGATATTTATATTCAAACCAGTCGTTGGGAAGGTTTGCCAGTGGCGGTGATTGAAGCGATGGCGGCCGGTTTGCCGGTGGTGGCAACCGATGTCGTTGGCAATCGTGATTTAGTTAAAAATGGCGAAAACGGTTACTTGGCGCATACGCCTGACGAGTTTGTCGCGCATTTACAGGCTTTGAGTGCCGATCCGGCATTACGCCGGCAATTGGGGCAACAAGCGCAGGCTTTTGCGCTGGAGTTTTATTCTTTAACACCGATGATGGCGAGCTTATATGCCGCGTATGGCATTGCGCCAACGGCAGATAAGACGCCCAAAGAGACGCAATGA
- a CDS encoding glycosyltransferase: MNRAALLIPHFNNPQGLAASLASVGADECVDAVIVDDGSTRATIDEALCRAAWRAKGELKFYYLPHNCGIEYALNTGLEAILAAGYEFVARLDCDDLCVSDRIARQVAFLDQYPEVYLLGSAVTFFDASGDRFTLHQPQTHAQIVRQMHKDNAFTHPSVMFRTAGVKEIGLYPMDCQAAEDFAYFWAFVARYQTANLPEVLTRSEYNDSGISMSRRRQQQAMRIKILARYFDWRPQSMLNIAKAAASFALPLSFTRKIKRLLGVGTWN, from the coding sequence ATGAACCGCGCCGCACTCTTGATCCCCCATTTTAATAATCCGCAAGGTTTGGCGGCGTCTTTGGCGTCGGTCGGCGCGGATGAGTGCGTTGACGCGGTGATTGTTGACGACGGCAGTACGCGTGCGACGATTGACGAAGCCTTATGCCGCGCCGCGTGGCGCGCTAAAGGTGAGCTGAAGTTTTATTATTTACCGCACAATTGCGGCATTGAATATGCACTTAATACTGGGCTAGAAGCGATTTTGGCGGCGGGCTATGAATTTGTTGCGCGGCTCGATTGCGATGACCTGTGTGTATCGGATCGCATCGCGCGTCAGGTGGCCTTTTTAGACCAATACCCCGAAGTGTATTTACTCGGCAGCGCCGTGACATTCTTTGATGCCAGCGGTGATCGCTTTACGCTGCATCAACCGCAAACGCACGCGCAAATTGTGCGGCAGATGCATAAAGACAATGCCTTTACCCATCCGAGCGTGATGTTTCGCACCGCCGGCGTAAAGGAAATTGGCCTCTATCCCATGGATTGCCAAGCGGCGGAAGATTTTGCGTATTTCTGGGCCTTTGTTGCCCGTTACCAAACCGCCAATTTGCCCGAAGTGCTGACGCGCTCTGAATACAACGACAGCGGTATTTCGATGAGCCGCCGCCGCCAGCAGCAAGCGATGCGAATCAAAATTCTCGCCCGCTATTTTGATTGGCGGCCGCAATCGATGCTCAATATTGCCAAAGCGGCAGCCTCCTTTGCGCTACCGCTGTCATTCACCCGAAAAATTAAACGACTGCTTGGAGTTGGCACGTGGAATTAA